The DNA region CGTCGCCATCGAATTCGGATGCggaatagccactgaccatGCTTTCACTACTTGAGGATATGATGCTGTCGTTAGAAGCATCCAATCGTCCTCGTAACGGGCTGAGACGTCGTGCATTGGCGTCATGCTTGTTAGAAAGCACGCGCCTCAGCTCGTTGACTCGAACTGCGGATCCACGGCTAGAACTGTTTACTGGCGTTCCTGTATATTCGGGAACACTCGGACGTCTCCGATCAGGCAAGCCCGCTGCGCCTCCAGTAATAGAACCCGATCCGTCAAGAGCTGAAACTGGCGAAGCCGTAGACAACGAGCTGTCTCTAAAACCATTGCCGTGGAAATGATTGCGCATGATAAAGGTGCCTGCTTTGGAACCATTGATGGACAAAGTGCGTGCCTTGTCCTTCTGGACGGCCGCAAGGCAAGCTTCCTTATCCCATCCTGCAAGCATCTCGTCCTTGACAGACGCTGGAAGATGCTCTTTCTCAGGAATGGCAGGGGCCGTTCCGTTCGCTCCACCGCGCTCCGGGGAGCTAGGAGGGCTCTGGACAGGCGTCGGAATCGATCCGTTATACGCCTCTTCGATCCGGTCAACAAGCTCCTGAACATCATCCCCAAATGGGTTCAACAATTCAGGACTCTCCAGACCGCCTGGACTGGTTTCCTTACCAGCGATAGGTGTAATAGCGTCAAGGTCAGCAGGTGGCAGGCGGACActgtcaagccagacaccaaaATTTCTCCGCTTGTCAATTTCGTTGTTGATAGCACCGCCGACTCTGTAAGCATCTAAGTCGAACTTCTCAGTCAACTTCCAAAGATATCCAAAAATCAAGCTTCCAATGTTCACTTTAGATGCAGCAGAGTGCAGACTAGCCGCGCTCACGTCACTCTGCAACTTGAGAATCATGGGCAGCCCATATCGGACGGCATTCACACCAAGACGGTCAATCAAGTTCGTAAGAATCaagtgaagaagaagcgtCTCTGATTCTTCCGATGAACGCTCGAGCGCATTTTCGTAGATCGTCAAATGCAGTAGACGGAGAAAGTTCGACTGTGCGACTTGAACAGCCTTTGCTCTGTGGTTTCCTGAGTTCGATCCCAGCTTGCCAGAGCGCTCAGAAATCTCAGGCAGCTGCTTAGCCAACAGATTCGCTGGCCTGCCGATTGGCTCGCTGACCCTGGCGTCGGTTTCGTTTGTTTCCAGTCTCAGCCAGCACAGGAGTGCGTCAGCGTATGTGTAGTAGACTTCACGCTGGTCACGCAGGAGCCATTGCGTGTCTTCCCACACGTGAATGCCAACACGGTTGCGAGATTCGACGCCAGCTGAAGCAGCCGGCTTCTTCCCGCTCGCTACAACAAGAACGTTCTTGACGGCTTTGAGCGCGGCAATCTTGGCTGTCAGCGACGAGAAGGCTACTGCATGCTCACCAGGAGGAGTTGCCGGCTTGGCCGAGGGATCGAGTGTATCCGCTGGAGCTGTCATAGAATGCTCGTGGTTGGCGCCTGGCTTCAGGAGGCTCAAGATGGTTCTAACCATGTCCGTGATCTGATCACCGTAGTAGATGTGGGTAGCAAGGTGTCCCACGGACCCCACAAGGAGATCAAGCAGTTCCTTCCGCCGTTCCGTTAGAGGTGCCTCGTTGGTGTGCTTCTCTGATTCGCCATTTGCCACTTTTTCAGACCCAGGTGACAGCACAGAAGAGAGGTATCGCATGAGACCGAGCAAGACGTCCATAACACTAAGCCCAATCATATTCACTGATGACTTCAACAGCCAATCAACCATGTACACCATGGTAGCCGAGCGATCCAGGTTCTCTTCGGTAGGGTTCGTTTCGAGCAAGACCTCCATAGCAGCGTTCAGAATGATGAACCGCACCTGCACGGGACACCACTTGGCAACAAGCTCCATCAACGATGTAGCCCATGTATCGCCCTTAGCCTTCTCTTGAGAGGAGTTTGAGATTGGAGCCTTGGCAAGGATAAACCGCAAGATAGTGATGGTGGTGACACGGATCTGACCGCGACTGCTTCCCGAGACGATAATCTGCTCTAAGCAACGCAGCGCAAGCAGCCTCACATCCATCTCCGCCTTCCGGTCAGCATCAGCGGTAGTCTGCGAAGCCAACGCCGGATCGCCTTCGGCCGCATCCACCGTCTGCACTGTTGCAACACTGACTCTGCGACGTGGGGCGAGCTCCGGCTGGGTCTTCTCCGGCTCTTGCGATTTTAGTTGAAGCAAGACCAGCACGTCCTCCTCGCCAGTATACAGATTCTCCAGAATGACTGGCAGAATTAGCTTCAAAGAGTCCCCTCCATCCGTAGCGAGTGTCTCGTCGGAGCCAACCACTCCTCTTATAGCTCGTAGACCAGCATTTCTCCATCGAATCGACATCGGAGAAATCGAGGCGGTCTTCTGCGACGACGATTTGGTATCCGCATAGCTAGCGTACGTACGCACGACTCCCTGATACTGAGTCGACAACTCCTGCTCAGCCGCAAGCGACGCCATGTCCTGGTATTGACAGAACGTCTCAAACGTCGCGATCGAATCCTCCACCATCGAAATATCCTCGGATCGAAGGACGATATCGATGACGGAAAGAACATATCGCGCATAAATCGGCAAATCGCGGGGAACCTTTTCCATAAGCGCAGTGAGGATCTGGAGGGTAACTTGCACATTCCTAGAAGTGAAAAAGCAACCCGTTAGCAACGAACACACCGGAACACGATCCCCCACCGCTAGGCTGTAATCTCACCCAAGCTTGCGTCGCCAGACATCGCGAGCTGCCCGTTTCTCCAAGAAGGAGCAGACCTTGGTCAGCTTGCTGCGGCGAGTGCTGACATAGTAGAGCAGGTAGGAGAGTTCGCTAGCATTCGGTTTAACCTCCTGGACTCCTTTCTGGTATTGGGGGAAGCATTTCAGTATCAAGACCTGGTGCTTAGGTCGGCATGATTGACGCATGCTCTCCATTTGGCACGATTGTTATATTCCAAACGCCTGGAACCTCTAAGAAGATGTGTATTCGCGACGAGATGGGGGGAGTGACGCGTCGGGCCTAGACTGGCAAGGGGGGAGGTGACCGCGGGAGCAAATCTGGTATTGGGCGAGACCATAGAGCTGATGGGGTAAATTCAAATGAGTTTCCGGCTATTGCTATCCGTGGTAGATGGTACAGGACACTCTGGAGGTGTTGtagagaggaaaagaaagagaccGGAAGGCTTCCAAACAGGGGCGGGGCGATCCACTATCTGTTCTCCAAGATAAGCATGCAGATGAGGACTGTACAACAATACCAACACCACTGACGATAGGCGGAGGCCGGTGCGTCCCAGTCGCAGTGGGAGAAGTAAGGGAGTGTtggcagtggtggtggtgggtggttgGAGGTATGGTGAAGAGTGGAATCAAGATCCGTTGATTAGGAGAGCCCCGGAGTTAAGCAAGTAGTGGCTGGGCCCAATCCCCGATTTAGCAATGAATGCGATTAGTTTAGTTTAGGGGTAATTCGGCTGTCCCTATTTCGGGCATTGGTGGCTATATGAAGAAGCACACATAAACGAGGCCATTGATTTCGTGCTTTTTCTAATATTTGGATCAGGGACCAGGGACTGTAACCGTCTACATTCGACTACGCGGAAGCATGGGATTGATTTCTTCACCACCACTACTAGTATTCTTATTCTCATTTCTCCTGACCCCATTATCCTTGATTAATTTAGCGTGCAGCGGAGTCTGAATCTATCCGCTTGTGTCAATGCTTTACCGGCGATCAGACACCCTGTCATTATGCCCATCCACTAGCACATAACCATATCCTCATCCCGGAAAGTAATAAAACATGTACTCCGGATCGGCCGGTATCGTTTCCGCAGACGTTGAACTAGCATTCGCTGCGTCTCCCCGGACTTAATGTCTGTCGTTGGTTGTTCGCAAATAGCCGACAGCTGGGCCCAACCTCGGTGACACATGAACAAAGTCTGTCTGCACCATGCACAAACACAATCCCCGCCGTAAAATAAACGTCGTGTATCCGGAGGCAAAACTCAGAGAGACACCGGTAGCCGCAAAAAACCCGGAGCATCCCGATAGACCTCACGTAGACCACGAACCGCCATGATGATCAATTCAATTCTCT from Aspergillus chevalieri M1 DNA, chromosome 2, nearly complete sequence includes:
- the EFR3 gene encoding uncharacterized protein (COG:S;~EggNog:ENOG410PJMM;~InterPro:IPR039786;~go_process: GO:0072659 - protein localization to plasma membrane [Evidence IEA]), whose product is MESMRQSCRPKHQVLILKCFPQYQKGVQEVKPNASELSYLLYYVSTRRSKLTKVCSFLEKRAARDVWRRKLGNVQVTLQILTALMEKVPRDLPIYARYVLSVIDIVLRSEDISMVEDSIATFETFCQYQDMASLAAEQELSTQYQGVVRTYASYADTKSSSQKTASISPMSIRWRNAGLRAIRGVVGSDETLATDGGDSLKLILPVILENLYTGEEDVLVLLQLKSQEPEKTQPELAPRRRVSVATVQTVDAAEGDPALASQTTADADRKAEMDVRLLALRCLEQIIVSGSSRGQIRVTTITILRFILAKAPISNSSQEKAKGDTWATSLMELVAKWCPVQVRFIILNAAMEVLLETNPTEENLDRSATMVYMVDWLLKSSVNMIGLSVMDVLLGLMRYLSSVLSPGSEKVANGESEKHTNEAPLTERRKELLDLLVGSVGHLATHIYYGDQITDMVRTILSLLKPGANHEHSMTAPADTLDPSAKPATPPGEHAVAFSSLTAKIAALKAVKNVLVVASGKKPAASAGVESRNRVGIHVWEDTQWLLRDQREVYYTYADALLCWLRLETNETDARVSEPIGRPANLLAKQLPEISERSGKLGSNSGNHRAKAVQVAQSNFLRLLHLTIYENALERSSEESETLLLHLILTNLIDRLGVNAVRYGLPMILKLQSDVSAASLHSAASKVNIGSLIFGYLWKLTEKFDLDAYRVGGAINNEIDKRRNFGVWLDSVRLPPADLDAITPIAGKETSPGGLESPELLNPFGDDVQELVDRIEEAYNGSIPTPVQSPPSSPERGGANGTAPAIPEKEHLPASVKDEMLAGWDKEACLAAVQKDKARTLSINGSKAGTFIMRNHFHGNGFRDSSLSTASPVSALDGSGSITGGAAGLPDRRRPSVPEYTGTPVNSSSRGSAVRVNELRRVLSNKHDANARRLSPLRGRLDASNDSIISSSSESMVSGYSASEFDGDGVSSRPQSVVEGESTPPGDGVETPRASTFVLTDGQSKAGGIPPVPPIPPSLSIPSMPSLPGGFPSDSSQASTPLGERPVTAPAPRKQASVNGSAGAYHAYRPSNAGTLNRSKSRSSTGLASAAHVDGGYTEHDHGDSQRQLNDFLSSRDAERPKGTRRTGGISSRRPAAIGGIGRPPY